The nucleotide sequence TTAGTGTCATAGACCGTGGCTTGTAACATATATTTCCCTGCCTCCCAAGATATATTTTCCAAGGTTTCTTTTTTGATCCCACAAAGGATGCCACCAGATTTACCAGTGGAAGGAATCCAGTTCCAACTAAATCTTTCAGAGGGGTCAACTTTCCTAAGATATTTAGGAGTAAAGTTATCTTTCTTCGTTTCTAGGATGCCCATAAAGTCGAGGGAGTGGTCTCTAATGATATCAGAGAAGCAGGTAGTCCTCCCTCTTTTTCCTGCCCCTCTGCAATTCCAAAATAGAccgttcattttttcttttttctcccttttttgcTGAAAGCGCTACTAGGAGGCTGAGTAGAGCTTCCAGCATCATTCCTCAAGGTTACCCCATTCTTTTGACTCCTGGTGACCGGTCTAGCTATAATCACATTAGGTTTCCTCTCCCTCTTCTTTCTAGACCGCACCACTATAAAATTTTCCTCATCCACCTCATTCTCCTCTTCCCATCTCATATTTAGAGGTGTCTGATCCCCTTTCCCGTTAGTAAGAGTCATTTTACTACTAACAGCATCATGCTTATCAGCATTGTCTACGTTTTTTTCCATGTTTCTACAATTCTCAAGCTCTCGGAGGATATCCACACTAGTAAAATCATTGTCAGGAATATTAATACCCAGTTTAACAGCTCTGAGCATAAGTTCAGGATCAGACAAGACATCAAAAGAGTTAGGGTTGTGTGATATACCTTCCAGATCTCGTTTTTTAGCTACTTCTATAGCTCTTTCATTCACCCTCTCCATCTTGTTCTGGGCATTGTGCAGGCTGAAGCGGAGATTTTCTTCAGTAACCAGCGGAGGATCAGCCAACACTTCGTTCTCCATCTCACCCTCGGGCGATTCAACTCTGTATTCATTAGTGATTATCGCACCATCACAGCAAGTAGCAACACCACCCACCTGCTGAGATTTTTTAACAACATGAGAGTAAGATTTTTTAGGCAGGTTTTTACTACTATCTGCAGGAATCTCAACATTAGGTCTTACTTTTTCCTGAGCCATCTCAAAGGCCATGGTGTCAATGAGGAGGGTGTTGTGTAGCGAGTCATCCGAATCAGTACTCTCTTGAGACTCCTGAATTGGGTCTGATTTATCTCCATGGGGAATGTAGGGAGATTTCCCTCCAAGCCCATGTGATATGTCAGCTTTTTGAGCTCCAGGAGTCATAGAGGGAACATTTCTTCTTTCAGTACTGTTCGCATCAGGATTAGTAGGGGCTTGTATCTTCTCCTTCTCCCTTATTGGGTCTCTCACTAGAATCTGGTCCATCTCATAGTAAAAGTTATAGAAATGATCTCCCAGTACAGCTTCAGCTACAACAGGAATCTCATCAACATTTCTACATCCTATCCTCACCCGGGCAGAGGCCGGGCGGTGTAGGGTAGCTGCATCGATTTCCAGAGGGACCCCGACTAGAGAAGCCACATATGCCAGATTCCTTTCACTTCTTTTATCAAGAGGAACATTGCTCACTTTAATCCATGCCATTTCCATCACCCCCTTAGCCCCAATTGTAGAGGACCAGCGCGTGGCATGGATCACTGCCCCACTGGTTTTAAGGGCGACTTTTCCAACATAGCAAATCTGTGCAACTGCCCGAGGATTAGGGAAACGAACAACAAACACCCCCGGTCCTATTGCATGAGCAGAGCATCTCCATCTAGTAGCAAGATAAGCATTTAAATCTAGTTCCATTTGACGGGTAGAGGTTTCCCCTTCCACTATGGTGACAACAATGTTGTTGGCTCTCTCCTTAATCTGACTAGCAGTACAAGAGTCATGAATGTAGTAAAACCCCTGCCCTTTAGATTGAAATGCGCACATGGGTGCCATACACTCCCAAGGAAGAAATTCCACACATACAGATGCCAGATGGCCTAGCTTACTACATCTCTCACAATAAGCCTGAGGGCATCGAGTAGGTGGATGATCATGAGACTTGCAAATAGGACATGCATCAAGTTTCTTAGGGGGAGGTATCTGAGTAGGGTTTCTTCTTCCCTGAATCTGCCGAGGGGAAGACGCAGCCTGGCGTCCAGCAGTGGTATCACCTGAGCCCGATGAAGTCTGGGTCTTCTGCACCCAGATCCCACCCTCCTGGGACTCATTGCGGCCAGCACCCGCCGCCTCATCCCAGCGCGAGGTGTCTCCCGACCCCGGCTGGATCATGGCGGAGGTGTTGTTGGAGTTGTTGTGTTGTTGgagtggttgcctccatcttcgcGGCGCCATGAGAACTTGTTGCGGTCCCCTCCGCGGCCGTTGCCGCGTCCGCCATGGTGCCCTCCTCCGCGATCCGAGcggccaccgccgccacctccgcGCCTCTCTCCCTGGAATCCGCGTCCCGTATCATTCACCATGGGCGGGGTGGCTGCGACCGCCGCGAACGAGCGAGGGTCACCCCCAACCTTTCCCTCCCACCACTCAAATGTTTCCGGATTTCTGGATCTAGGGTTCTTGGCCGCCGCCCAGAAGTGGGAGAAGGAGATCTTTAGGTCAAGGATCGGGTGGGGAGGGGATTTTATACCAGCGCTGTCGCCCGCGGGGGTGGGGTGGATAGCCCCCACGTGTCGCACATCCGCCATTGACGGGTGGTTGGTGGGGTTTGGGTGCGCCCCGGTTCGGCTCGGTCCTGTTGCGCGCAGGTCCGCCCGGCTCCCGTGTACCGCAGCATCACGTCCCGTACCGCCCAGCACCTCCGGCGCGGTGGTCGTCGGCAGGATTCGGTCCCGCACCTTGGCGAAGTGACAGGGGAAGGAAACCACGTCACCGATGTCGACCCCTTCCCCCTCACGGAGGAAGCGCGCGTCAACCGTGACACCACGCGTATCCATGAGGACAAGGCGGAGCGCATCGTGTCGCTGAACAAGCACGCCATCATTGAAGAAGATCGTGCGCGCTAGAAGGTCGGCGGCGTACGAGACTCGCCAACGTGTGTCGGGCTCGCCGCCATTCCCTCCGCTCGTGCTCGCCATGATCCAGTTGTCGCGTGCCTGACCCGTGGCCCGTGCCTCTTTAGATAGTCTTTTCAACAGCGACATACACACAGTTTTCCTTGGGAAACCACTCGACCAATAGTAGAAGGTATAGCTAAACGAGTGATTCCTTCTCAACACAGGAAATTTATCAGGGAAAAGGAGAgccgttgtagatgctcttagtaaTAAGTTTCATCGCCCCCAACAAGCTCCGTGGGTGTTTTCTTCTCTTTCAACAAGGCTCAGTGGTGGATTGAGGTTTAGGGTCAAAATCTGAACAAATCTCACAAAGGTTTCAGCATACTATCAGTACTAACTAGCAAGAGTAGGTTTTATTAGTTTATAAGATCGGATTCCCAATTCTCACACGACTTCAAACTGAATCCACGCATTTTAAacctgtagaagtgcatgctctagccaatgcaaccaaaagaccgatctgatggaagagactaggcagcacattatacgtcaacactccccctcacgtgtggctccctcaggcctaaacgtggaccgaaagtgggctgcaattttaaTTGCGCCAGCCAGGTCTTGAACtcgagacctcttggctctgataccatgtagaagtgcatgctctagccaatgcaaccaaaagaccgatctgatggaagagactaggcagcacattatacgtcaacaaaaCCTATTTAAAAAGCTTTCGGCTAGattttactccctctgtcccataatataacgggacggagggagtagttggcattCCAACATACATAACTGTTGACGTATAAATGTGTAGTCTTCTCtttcatcagatcggtcttttgttGCATTGGATAGAGCATGCACTTGTAGATTTTAGGAGCCAGGTAATAGTTAATAATCACCAGAAGAAAGCAGAACTGCAGAAACAAATAGGGTTACAGGTATCAGTAATCCAAATCCAAAGTTTGAAAAGAACTGAAATTTCTTCGTCAGACCCAACATCAGTAATAGAGTGATACAAGGATCACAGAATAACAGAACTACTGTACCAGGGATCATCATGGGTTTGCATCTTTTATTGGTCAGACGAGGATCCACCCGTTCGTATGATTCATCTGAATAGTTAGTTATTTTCTCTACGAGCAAGTACTACGGCTATTTTCTCATACTCAAAAACTGCACAGTCGGTATAGTGGAGATATTAAGCATGATTGTCGCCCTAACAAGTAACACTACCTGAGATTGAGACCGAAACCAGTATGATACAACTTGTTAATTACTACTCCCTTTGtttaaactgccaaaacgtcttgCATTTGTGAAAAGAGGGGGAGTACCTCCCTTCCAAAATAAAACAAGTTCTGGGTTGGTACTCCCTCCCAAAATAAAACAAGTTCTGGGTTGGTACTCCCTCCCAAAATAAAACAAGTTCTGGGTTTGTTCCAAGTCAATCTTGAAATGGAAACAGTGCTTATTTCCTCATCATGCGGTAAAGAACATTAAAAAGATGGGCAGCAACAACGGCAATTGATAGAATGGTAGAAGGATCATATAGATCTACCAACATTATTGAACTATAGTTCCAGATGAATATAACAACACTCTCCAGCCAAAATTATGATACGAACAATCTGCGGGGCAGAAAGGAAAAATGAAACTGATACAGATTACCGGTTCAAGAAATTAGGAAAATTGCTAACACAACACATGGATGAGATAAGTAAATAGATGCTCTTCTTGACAAGCTAATAAGCAAACGATGGTTCACCGGGCCGGAAGCTCCGGTAGATGGAGGCTATCACTGGGACAAGACCCAGCAGCGCGATCTGGACCTGCTCCGATGTGCTTGTCCTGACGGTGATCTGTCCGCTCAGCTTGTTGTTGAGCCCAAGGCGAACAGCCATCTTTGAACCCCTTCCAATCGAGAACTGGGACTGCAGATTAGCCCCCAGGGCAAGGTCACGGCGCCACTTCATGAGGGACAGGCCCAAGGTTGACAAGGACTGACCAATTGGATAATCTTTGTCTTTTAAGCGCGCTTCCAGGTTGGCTCCATAGGCGGTATCCCCTTGAGCTCGCATTGCGCCTGTGCTTGCCACTAACGCCAGCCTCTTGCCAACAGAGAGCTGGTCCTCGACCTTCAGCCCAGTTGCCACAATGTCACCCAAGAAAGTCACAGAGAATCCTCCAGTGGTCTTGTTCTTCTTGATACTCTTGAATTTGGTCTCACCACGGAGAATATAAGCAAGCTGCCGCCCAACAGTCTGGATGTCAAAACCAGCAAGGGAAGACGCATCCTCCCCATGCTTTGCTGAGATGGAAGAATCCAAATGGATGCTGAATTCCTTCTTGTCCTTGGTAACCTGAACTGCCACAGTACCTGGGAATTTGTTAAGGAGAGCGAGCGACTCTTCAACGCTTACTCCATCATAGCCACAGTCATGATCCCACCCATGTGCATCTAGAACAGGCCTTGCAAGGACAGTAGAGGTTGGTTCCAGAAAGCGGTAACGGTATGTCGGATTGTCACAATCAAATGAAGGAGGCAGCACCATGTCAGGCAAGGGAACTGAAACATTTTCTGGAGGAGGATCCTGATCGTTTTCGCCTGCGATACTAGCATACCCATAAGCATCCATATCAGACTTGCCTCTCTTCTTCATCTCCTTTAACCTGCGGAGCTCATCCTTCCACTGTTTCTTCTGCAGAAGCTTGACCCTGTAATCATACTCGTCAAAATAAGCATTCTTCTGCTCTTTTGTGAGCCTTGCAAGCTGCGCTTTGGTCAAAGGCTTGAAGGGAGGAAGCTGATCAtattcctcttcatcttcatcttgttcTATATCAGAATACTCATCCAAATCAATATCAGAATCTCCTTCATTACCACCCTGATCAGGTGAAAGTTTCGGGTGAGCTCTTGACTGCAACAGGGAGGATAGCAGGAAAGGAAGTGGCGGGGAGCGGAAACGGAACCCAAAAAGCTTCCCAGGAGAAGGATCCTGAAGCTTCAAAAGTGAGTTGGCTTCTGATAATATCTTCGATGAGTAGCACAAGAGCAGCATTTGATGCCTCCAACTTTGGCCATTTGGAAGCACTTTCTGACCCTCACGGTTCTTCCGGCAAGAAGGATGGTTCTCAACAAGGGCTACTGGGTTCATCAGACGCATATCCCCTGCAGCCTGCCTGATGGATTGCTGGATAATGTGGGATCGCTGTGCCATCAATACCTCGTATGTCATAGGGGCACCGTTGAGGCCTTCAGGAGGAGCAGAAGCAGCATGGGTGAGAGCAACAATGGCGTTGAACCATATGGAAGAACCCAGAACAGAAGTAATGGTTTTTAGAAGAGGCAAGTCATTAAGATCACGGCTCAGACTATCGAGACGGTCCACATATAGAACGATATCTGGGGGACATCTCTTGGTATATTTCTTGACAGATGCGAGAATTTTCCTGTTGGCTCCTTGGTCCATCACATTGGCCCGAAGGCCTGGTGTATCAATGATCCGTATCTTCACACCATCCACATTACCAACAATTTCACGCACGCTGGTGGTGGCTGCACCAAAAGCATCAGTTTTGGACTTCACTTCGCCAAATATAGAATTTATAGTTGCACTTTTGCCAACTCCAATCTTTCCCAAGACGAGTATGTTGCAGGAGAAGCTCAAATCCTCTTTTCCCTCCGCTTCAAGCAGCAAGGCTTTCTTTCGTGCGTTCTCAAGGCTGAAAGCTCTGTTTGTCTGCCTTCCATGTCGGATACCCTCAGCAAGGCTCAGACGGTACAGCACTTGTGCTGCTACTGTTTCTTCAGGGGTCGCCCCCAATTTATAGACAAGGCGCAGAAACTTTACACGAATCAACTCAACCTTGTCATGCAATTTCTTCTCTTCCTCTGTCATCTCGTCATTAGGCTCAGCAGTCACTGCCAGCTCAGAGGGGCTGAAGAGGTTTGACCGGGCAGGTTGGCGGGGGGCAGTTGGCCGCAAAGATGGGGCTGACGAGCCCAGACCAGCAGGTCTATCCATGGAAAAGATTCTGGAACCATCTTGCGAAGAAACTGTGATGTTCCCATCAGGGGATGCACCGGTAGCCGCTTTTAGTAGGGCAGCCAAAGCAGCAGAATCGAACCCCttctcatcatcatcctcattatcgtcgtcatcatcctcgtcctcAGAATCATCAAGAACAATTTGTCCATCCATGCTATTAGTGTACTCCCTTGAGCTGCTCAAGCCAGACACAGGACTACCACTTGAGGATCCTTCACCAAGCTCCTTCATTATCTGCTTTGCAGCTTCAGAGTTCTCTATGATCGCAACTCGAGCAGGACTCCTGTCAAAGCTCAcctcatcatcgtcctcatcaCCCTCATTACCACTCCCGTCTTCCTCATCAGCTGCAGCTAAAACTATCTCATCATCAACAGCCTCTACTTCACGGTCAGCAACATCTTGAGCACCTTCATTCTCCTCACCACCTGTGTCTTCGTCATCAGCTGCAGCTAGAGTTTTCTGATCATTAGCAGCTGCAGCTAGAGTTTTCTGATCATCAGCAGCTGCAGCCACAACTATCTCATCATCACCAGCCTCTTTTTTGTGGCTAACCACCTCTGCAGCAGGTTCATTCTCATCgacatcatcattgttttccttgACTGGTTCTGGAGCCAACTCCCGAGACAAGATAACATCATCACCACCAGCAACAACACTCTCAACCTCCGTAGGCTTCTCAACACCAACATTTTCCACAGTTCCACTAGCAACCACCTGGTCCTCTGCATTTTGTGCCTTCTCATTGCTTTCGGTAAGCGGAACATCTACGCTTGAAGGAGCAAGCTTCACCAAACTCTCCGAGCTAATGTCATCGATAACCTGGTATGGATCATTTGAATTCTTTATATCCCCAGTCCACAttaatgaacactactagcaaaAGAATTAGGTAGAACATGACCACTTACCTCGGGACTTGCGTCGCTTTCTGGCTCAGGCATTGCCTCCTCATCTTTCTCATTAGCCTGGTAATCCAAGCTACCATTGTCAATAACCTGGTTTGGATCATTTATTTGTTTTAAACTCCAGTAGTGCCAACATTACTAGGTAGTAGCAACGAAATCACATTGAGCATGTCCACTTACCACCGGGCTTGCATCATTCACCTGATCAGGCTTTGCAGCCTCGTCTTCCACATTAGCATGGTTCTCCACTGGGCTTGCATCATTCACCAGATCAAGCTTTGCAGCCTCGTCTTCCACATTAGCATGGTTCTCCACGGTGCCGTTATCAACAACCTGCTTCATTACATTTGAATTGTTCACATCCTCTACTGGTGTCAAGACAACTAGTAACAGAACTTGAAAACGAATATGTCCACTTACCACTGGAGTTGCATCGCTCTCCGCCTCGGGCTTTGCCGCCTCCTCTTCAACATCAGCACGGTTACCGTCATCAGTAACCTGGATTGGGTCATTTGAATTGTTCATAAGATATCATACCAATATCAATTCTATCAACAAAAAGTATCTGATTGAAGAGGCCCACTTACCACTGGACTTGCATCGCTTTCAGGTTCCTGCTTTGCAGCCTTGTCTTCCACATCAGCCTCATTCTCCAATGATGCTTCTGGAGCTTCTTCACCTCCCACCGCCACCAACTCAGCAGGCGCTTCAGCCTCACCGCCCAAATTGCCATTGGCTTCAGCTGTAGGAGCCACCTTATCCTCCGGCTCCGCCGCCTCCATGGTCGTGGTGGGCACCGTAACCGCCTTCTCGCTGTCAAACTCACCATCATCTTCGCCTCCAGCGGCCACCTCTGCACGCTTCTCACCCTCTGGTTTCTCCTCGGACAATTCAGCGTCGAGTGCCACGTTGCCCACTTCCTTGGCCGCCAAAGTGGCACTTTCCTCTGGTTCGTCTGTCAATTCAGGCTTCTTATCACCTACCAGCGCATCAGGGGGTGGCAGGGAAGCATCCCCCTCGCCCAATTCACCATTGTCGGACTCAGACTTCGCTGCAACAAGCGCCTGCACCAACAACGCAGCCTTCACATCTTCCACCGACAATTCCCGGtcaccttcctcctccttggccgcagccgcctcctcctcctccttctcttctcCCGCCCCCTCACTTGCATCTTTCCCATCTCCTACCGCTGCTTCCACCTCCCCGCCGTCCTCCGCCTCCACCACCCCGCCGTTGTTGGCCTCCGAACCAGTAAAGCTCCGGTCTTTCCCCTCAAATCTCACCTCCTCGCCCTCCCCTATTCcacccacctccgccgccgccgccccggcactCTTGGGCCCCTCCGCCACCGTAGCCTCGTCCG is from Triticum aestivum cultivar Chinese Spring chromosome 1B, IWGSC CS RefSeq v2.1, whole genome shotgun sequence and encodes:
- the LOC123112933 gene encoding translocase of chloroplast 101, chloroplastic isoform X1, with translation MATTDARVAPVADERPPAADADEATVAEGPKSAGAAAAEVGGIGEGEEVRFEGKDRSFTGSEANNGGVVEAEDGGEVEAAVGDGKDASEGAGEEKEEEEAAAAKEEEGDRELSVEDVKAALLVQALVAAKSESDNGELGEGDASLPPPDALVGDKKPELTDEPEESATLAAKEVGNVALDAELSEEKPEGEKRAEVAAGGEDDGEFDSEKAVTVPTTTMEAAEPEDKVAPTAEANGNLGGEAEAPAELVAVGGEEAPEASLENEADVEDKAAKQEPESDASPVVTDDGNRADVEEEAAKPEAESDATPVVVDNGTVENHANVEDEAAKLDLVNDASPVENHANVEDEAAKPDQVNDASPVVIDNGSLDYQANEKDEEAMPEPESDASPEVIDDISSESLVKLAPSSVDVPLTESNEKAQNAEDQVVASGTVENVGVEKPTEVESVVAGGDDVILSRELAPEPVKENNDDVDENEPAAEVVSHKKEAGDDEIVVAAAADDQKTLAAAANDQKTLAAADDEDTGGEENEGAQDVADREVEAVDDEIVLAAADEEDGSGNEGDEDDDEVSFDRSPARVAIIENSEAAKQIMKELGEGSSSGSPVSGLSSSREYTNSMDGQIVLDDSEDEDDDDDNEDDDEKGFDSAALAALLKAATGASPDGNITVSSQDGSRIFSMDRPAGLGSSAPSLRPTAPRQPARSNLFSPSELAVTAEPNDEMTEEEKKLHDKVELIRVKFLRLVYKLGATPEETVAAQVLYRLSLAEGIRHGRQTNRAFSLENARKKALLLEAEGKEDLSFSCNILVLGKIGVGKSATINSIFGEVKSKTDAFGAATTSVREIVGNVDGVKIRIIDTPGLRANVMDQGANRKILASVKKYTKRCPPDIVLYVDRLDSLSRDLNDLPLLKTITSVLGSSIWFNAIVALTHAASAPPEGLNGAPMTYEVLMAQRSHIIQQSIRQAAGDMRLMNPVALVENHPSCRKNREGQKVLPNGQSWRHQMLLLCYSSKILSEANSLLKLQDPSPGKLFGFRFRSPPLPFLLSSLLQSRAHPKLSPDQGGNEGDSDIDLDEYSDIEQDEDEEEYDQLPPFKPLTKAQLARLTKEQKNAYFDEYDYRVKLLQKKQWKDELRRLKEMKKRGKSDMDAYGYASIAGENDQDPPPENVSVPLPDMVLPPSFDCDNPTYRYRFLEPTSTVLARPVLDAHGWDHDCGYDGVSVEESLALLNKFPGTVAVQVTKDKKEFSIHLDSSISAKHGEDASSLAGFDIQTVGRQLAYILRGETKFKSIKKNKTTGGFSVTFLGDIVATGLKVEDQLSVGKRLALVASTGAMRAQGDTAYGANLEARLKDKDYPIGQSLSTLGLSLMKWRRDLALGANLQSQFSIGRGSKMAVRLGLNNKLSGQITVRTSTSEQVQIALLGLVPVIASIYRSFRPGEPSFAY
- the LOC123112933 gene encoding translocase of chloroplast 101, chloroplastic isoform X2, translating into MATTDARVAPVADERPPAADADEATVAEGPKSAGAAAAEVGGIGEGEEVRFEGKDRSFTGSEANNGGVVEAEDGGEVEAAVGDGKDASEGAGEEKEEEEAAAAKEEEGDRELSVEDVKAALLVQALVAAKSESDNGELGEGDASLPPPDALVGDKKPELTDEPEESATLAAKEVGNVALDAELSEEKPEGEKRAEVAAGGEDDGEFDSEKAVTVPTTTMEAAEPEDKVAPTAEANGNLGGEAEAPAELVAVGGEEAPEASLENEADVEDKAAKQEPESDASPVVTDDGNRADVEEEAAKPEAESDATPVVVDNGTVENHANVEDEAAKLDLVNDASPVENHANVEDEAAKPDQVNDASPVANEKDEEAMPEPESDASPEVIDDISSESLVKLAPSSVDVPLTESNEKAQNAEDQVVASGTVENVGVEKPTEVESVVAGGDDVILSRELAPEPVKENNDDVDENEPAAEVVSHKKEAGDDEIVVAAAADDQKTLAAAANDQKTLAAADDEDTGGEENEGAQDVADREVEAVDDEIVLAAADEEDGSGNEGDEDDDEVSFDRSPARVAIIENSEAAKQIMKELGEGSSSGSPVSGLSSSREYTNSMDGQIVLDDSEDEDDDDDNEDDDEKGFDSAALAALLKAATGASPDGNITVSSQDGSRIFSMDRPAGLGSSAPSLRPTAPRQPARSNLFSPSELAVTAEPNDEMTEEEKKLHDKVELIRVKFLRLVYKLGATPEETVAAQVLYRLSLAEGIRHGRQTNRAFSLENARKKALLLEAEGKEDLSFSCNILVLGKIGVGKSATINSIFGEVKSKTDAFGAATTSVREIVGNVDGVKIRIIDTPGLRANVMDQGANRKILASVKKYTKRCPPDIVLYVDRLDSLSRDLNDLPLLKTITSVLGSSIWFNAIVALTHAASAPPEGLNGAPMTYEVLMAQRSHIIQQSIRQAAGDMRLMNPVALVENHPSCRKNREGQKVLPNGQSWRHQMLLLCYSSKILSEANSLLKLQDPSPGKLFGFRFRSPPLPFLLSSLLQSRAHPKLSPDQGGNEGDSDIDLDEYSDIEQDEDEEEYDQLPPFKPLTKAQLARLTKEQKNAYFDEYDYRVKLLQKKQWKDELRRLKEMKKRGKSDMDAYGYASIAGENDQDPPPENVSVPLPDMVLPPSFDCDNPTYRYRFLEPTSTVLARPVLDAHGWDHDCGYDGVSVEESLALLNKFPGTVAVQVTKDKKEFSIHLDSSISAKHGEDASSLAGFDIQTVGRQLAYILRGETKFKSIKKNKTTGGFSVTFLGDIVATGLKVEDQLSVGKRLALVASTGAMRAQGDTAYGANLEARLKDKDYPIGQSLSTLGLSLMKWRRDLALGANLQSQFSIGRGSKMAVRLGLNNKLSGQITVRTSTSEQVQIALLGLVPVIASIYRSFRPGEPSFAY